AGGATGCGACCGGCGCCGGTGAAGTTGGGATCGATGGGCGCGTCGTGTTGGTCGAGCTTGTGGATGTAGCGGCCGGCGGCGTTGGCCTGCCAGACCTCAACGAGGGCGCGGCGCACGGGCCGGCCGGTGTCGTCGATGACGCGACCGGTGACGATGATACGTTCGCCTTGCGGGGCGCCGTCGCGGACCCCGTTGCGGGTGAGGTCGTGGTCGAGCGGCTTCAGGCGGTCCTCGCCGTAGACCGGGGCGGTGAGTTCGGCGAGGGTCTGCGGGCGCGGTAGAAGACGCTGACGCGGGGCGCGCGCGAGGGTGGAGCGGTAGTCCGGGGAAAGATGCGGTGGATGCACCGCATCGGATAGGCGGGGGGCGAGAGGCAGGGGGAGGGGATCAGGCATCGGAGGCGGTTGAGGGCGGGAGGGATGCGAAGATGGACTTGGCCAAACTCATGGCGTGGTTGGCGGCGGGCACGCCGGCGTAGACGGCCACGTGGAGGAGCGCCTCGCGCACGTCCTCCGGGCTTGTGCCCGTATTTTGGATACTGCGCAGGTGGAG
This portion of the Actomonas aquatica genome encodes:
- the pcaH gene encoding protocatechuate 3,4-dioxygenase subunit beta encodes the protein MPDPLPLPLAPRLSDAVHPPHLSPDYRSTLARAPRQRLLPRPQTLAELTAPVYGEDRLKPLDHDLTRNGVRDGAPQGERIIVTGRVIDDTGRPVRRALVEVWQANAAGRYIHKLDQHDAPIDPNFTGAGRILTDDEGCYRFISIRPGAYPWRNQPNAWRPPHIHFSLFGPQFPTRLVTQMYFPGDPLLKLDPIYNSIPDEDIRRRLISDYDHAVTEPGFGLGYRFDIVLCGGRMTPFENLKL